The Streptomyces sp. NBC_00335 DNA window TGTCCGCGGGCGAGACGTTCGACTCGACGAGCATCCACGTCCCTTCTCCGTCCAGGGACTTGTGTACGTGCTGCGCGGCGGCGACCGGGTCTCCCATGTCGTGCAGGGCGTTGAAGAAGGTGACCAGGTCGTAGCCGGAGCCGGGGTAGTCGTCGGCCGCGGCGACGTCGAAGACGACGCGGTCGGAGAGTCCGGCCTCCTCGGCAAGCTGCCGGGCGATGGAGATGGCTTCCTCGGAGTAGTCGAAGCCGTGCACGGTCGCCTGGGGGAACGCCTTCGCGATGAGCAGCGTGGTGTGCCCGACGCCGCACCCGACGTCGGCGACGGTGCCGCCGGCTGCCAGCTTGCTGGTGACCCCGTGCAGGGCGGGCAGCCAGTCGGGGACGAGCCGGTGCTCGTAGGTGGGCTGGAAGAAGCTGCCCATCCCGGTGTCCAGTGCCGGGTCGTGTTCCGCCCAGCCGACGCCGTCGCCGGAACGGTACGCGTCGACGAGCAGGTCCTCGGTGGCGTACAGCGCCTTGAGGGCGGTGAAGAAGCCCGCGGCGAACGTGACGGCTTTCGGGTCGGCCAGTACGGCCACGTGGTCGGCGGGGAGCGTGTACGTATCGGCGCTCGGGTGGCGCTCGACGTACCCGGCGCTCAGCTGTGCGTGCAGCCACTCCTCCGCGTACCGCTTGGCGATGCCGGTGCGCTCGGCGAGCCCGGCCGCGGTGAGGGGGCCGGCCTCGGCCAGCGCGCGGTACAGGCCGAGCCGTTCGCCGAGGGCGACGGTGAGCCCCCGTACGGCGGCTCCGGCATCGCTGATGACCCGTTGGTGGAACTCGTGCGTGCCGCTCATGCCGCCGCCGCCTCGGAGGTCGGAAGGTCACACGTGAACAGGAAGGAACGGGGAACGCCCGGAACGCTGCGAGCCGGAACCGGGTACGGCCAGCGGCCGAAGTCGGCGCCCGGTTCTCCCGGCTGTCGGACCTCGCGCACGTCCCAGCCGCAGTCGGCGAGGAGCTGCTCGGGGGTCTCAGTGCCGAACAGCCACGGGTTGCCGTCTTCCTTCAGGCACTTGAGGAAGGGGCGGGAGAGCGGGTTGTCCAGCGCGGCCCGGCTGATGACGTCTCCGAGCAGCACCGAGCCGGGCGCGGAGTGGGCGGCCAGCGTCGAGATCAGGTTGCGCACGGCGCCTTCCGGGAGGAAGAAGAGGAGCCCTTCGACCACCCACAACACCGGCTCGTCACTGCGCCAGCCGGCCTCCTTGAGCGGACCGGTCCAGTCCTGCGTGAGGTCCACCGGTACGGTGACGCGGGTGCGTCCGGCGGGGGCGGGTTCATCGGCGAGCATCTGCGCCTTCGCCTCCAGGAGCGCGGGGCGGTCCAGCTCGTAGACGGTCACGCCGTCGGGCCACGGGAGCCGGTAGAACCGGGTGTCCATGCCCGCGGCGAGGAACACGACCTGGCGGATGCCGTGTTCCTCGACGGCCCGGACGATCGCCCGGTCCAGGTAGGTGGTGCGGATGGCGAGGAACGGCACGGTGCCCGCCCCTGCGTAGCGCTCCAGAAGTTCGAAGCCGATCGTGTCGGCGACGGTGCGCGCGTAGGGATCGGCGAACAGCCGGTCCTCGCGGTCGGTCTCCAGGGCTCGCGCTGCGGCGGTCCACTGGGCGGTGCGGGATACGGCCTCCACAGGAGGTCTCCCTTCACATCGGGTGAGATGGGTACAAGCAGTTATGGAATCCGCAAGGGGCCCCGGTCCGGCGCGGTCAAGCCACGGATCGCACGCAGGCGACCGGGTCGTCTGCCGCGGACTTCGTCCCGGAGCGCGAGGCGTCGGGACCGGCGGGCCGGCGCTGGAAGATGCTGTGCAGGATCATGCTGAAGACGACCGCCCCGTCGCCGTCGACCAGCAGGCACTTGGGCTGCACGATGCCGGTGGTCGGGTTGAACGGTGACGGGCGGGACCCGAGGATCTCCACTCGGGCGGCGAGGACGTCTCCCGGGCGGACGGGGCGCACGTAGCGGATCTCGTCGACCCCCGGGGAGCCGGTGCACGCACTGTGGACCAGCAACCCGTCCACGTAGCGCCGCATGAACATCGAGGCGGTGTGCCAGCCGCTGGCGATCAGACCGCCGAACGGCGACCGGGCGGCGAGCTCCGGGTCCGTGTGGAAGGGCTGCGGATCGAAGCGCTTTCCGAACTCCAGCACCTCCTCGGCGGTGACGGTGATCGTGCCCAGCTCGTGGACATCACCGGTCCGGAAGTCCTCGAAGTAGCGCATCACGCGCCCCCCTTGACGTAGAGCAGTGTTTCCTTGGCGTGAACCAATCTACGAATCGTTCATTTATTTTGTCAAGCCAAAAGAAGCTTGGATAGAGCCTGTTCGATGTCCCTCCACAGGTCGTCGGGGTCCTCGATACCGACCGACATCCGCACCAGACCCGATCCGATACCGGCCGCCGCCAACGCCTCCTCACCCAGCTCTCGATGGGAGGTACTGGCCGGATGCGTCACCAGCGTCTCCACGCCACCCAGGGACAGCGCGAGCCGTGCCACCCGCACTCCCTCCACGAACACCCGCCCCGCCTCCCGGCCGCCGGCCAGTTCGAAGGAGAGCAACCCTCCCCCGCCGGAGAGCGCCTTACGGGCGGTGGCGTACGAGGGGTGGGCGGGGAGCCAGGGCCAGTGGACGGCCGTGACTGTGGGATGAGCAGCCAGCCGCGCAGACAGGACTTCGGCATTGGCGCAGTGCTCCCGCATCCGCAGGGGCAGCGTCGGGATCCCGCGCAGGGTCAGCCAGGCGGCGAACGGGTCGGCGCTAGCCCCGAGTTCGACTGTCCGCGGCCATATCTCCTGCCGCAGTCCGTCATCCGCGAAGATGGCTGCGCCCCCGAGGACGTCGGAGTGTCCGGCCAGATATTTGGTCGTGGAGTGGAGCACGATGTCGGCGCCGAGTTCGATGGGCCGGCACAGGACGGGCGACGCGAGGGAGTTGTCCACGGCGCTGACGACTCCCCGGCGCCGGGCCGCAGCCAGCAGCCCTGGCAGGTCAGGGACTTGGCCCGTCGGGTTCGCGATGGTCTCCAGCAGGAGCAGCCGGGTCCGGGGTCCTGCGGCCGCCTCGAACTCGGCCACCTCGTCACCGCTGATGTACGTGACGTCCACGCCGTAGCGGTCCGCCAGGTCAGTTAGGGCGGCGTGTGTCCCTCCGTACAAACACCGCTGCGCGATCACGTGATCGCCGGGGCGTAGCAGCGCCAGCAGGACGCCACTGATGGCTCCCATGCCCGAGGCGAAGGCTATGGCCGAAGCCCCGCCCTCCAAGTCCGCGAGGGTGTGCTCCAGGGCGCGGACGGTGGGATTGCCGCGGCGGCTGTAGACGTACTGGCCGTCGGGGCTAGCCATGGCTTCGGCCAGCTCGCTCGCGGAGTCGAAGGCGAAGGCGGACGATTGCACCAGGGGTACGGAGAGCGGCCAACTGCCGTGCGGCAAAGGCCGATTGATCACATGCACGGCACGGGTTCGGATGTCTTTGTCTTCCATGGGGTCTCCTGTCTGATGGGCCGGTCCGTCCGGCCGTCTGCGTCAGGTACGGGGAGCAGACAAGGGGTCGCCCGATGTCCTGGGAGGACATCGGGCGACCCCTTGTCGAGTACGGACGAGCCCGTACGTCACACCCCGGCGGTCTCGCTTTGCGGCGCGGGGGCGGCTGCGGTCGCCGCAGCCTTGTCTCCCTTCATGACGAGAAGAGTGATCACGGCGCCAGCGGCCGCGATGGCGGCGGCACCGAGGAACGCGGCACTGAAGCCGTCGGTGAGGGCGGGCAGGTTGCCGAGCTCACCGGCCCCCTGCGTGGTGGCAAGAGCGGTCAGAGCGGCAAGGCCGAGGGCCGAGCCCACGTTGTACGTGGTGTTGACGATGCCCGAGGCCAGACCTGCCTGCTCCTGGGGAGCTCCGGACATGGCGGCGATCATCGCAGGGATGTAGGCGAGCGCCATGCCGAGCGCGGCGACGAGCGAGGCCGGGAGGACATCGACCAGGAAGGTGCCAGTCGGCTCCACCGCCGACAGCCAGACCAGGCCTGCGGCGAGGGCCAAGAGGCCGGCGACGATCAGCGGCTTCGCACCGAACTTGCCCATGAGGCGTGCGGTAATCGCCGTCATGAAGATCATCAACAGGACGGTCATGGGGAGCAGGGCGGCGCCGGACGCGAATGCGCCGTAGTTGAGGACCTGCTGCAGATACAGGTTGAGGAAGTACCACATCGGGATCCACGCCGCACCGAGCAGCGTCATCGCGAGGTTGGCCGAGCCGAGACGCGGGACCCGCCAGACGCTGAGCGGCATGAGCGGCTCACGGATGGACTTCTGAATCACGAAGAAGGCGGCGAGCAGAACGGCCGCACCGATCAGCTCCAGGACTGTGGCGGTGGAGCCCCAGCCCACCTCGGGCGCCCGGACGACAGCGAACACGGCGAGCGCGAGACCCGCAGTGACGGCGACCGCACCCAGGACATCCACAGAACCGCGTCGGGACGCAACGTCCGGCAGCAGCTTGGTGGCGGCGAGGGTCGCGAGACCGATCGGGATGTAGATGATGAAAACCCACTGCCAACTCATCCACTCGGTGAAGACACCACCGAGGAATACACCCGCAGTACCGCCGGCGGGAGCAGCGGCGCCGTACAGCGCCATCGCCTTGCCGAGCTCCTTGGGGTCGTGCATGAAGAGCATCATCAGCAGGGTCATGGCGGCGGGTGCGATCAGCGCGCCGCCAATGCCCTGGACGGCACGGCCCACGATCTCGACCGTAGCTGTCTGCGCGGCGGCCGCGACGATCGAACCGACGATCATGGTCGCCCATCCGGCGGCGAAGATCTTGCGAGCTCCGACGAGGTCGGAGAGACGACCGCCGAGCAGGAGTAATCCGCCGAACACGATGACGTAGGCGTTGAAGACCCACTGCAGCTCGCCCTGCGAGAAGCCGAGGTCCTTCTGCATCTCGGGGAGTGCGACTCCGATGATGGAGGTGTCCATGATGACCATGAACTGCGCGGCGGCAAGCACGGCAAGTGCCCACCAGCGCCGGGGATTGACGGTTGACATTGCCCTGACCCTTCTCTGCATCATACCCCTAGGGGGTACCTTCGCGGAGCAACGTAGCATACCCATGGGGGGTATGTAAGAGCGAAGTGAGGGCGATTGCAGGGTGAGGGAATCGAACTCCGGCAGGTTGTGCCGCCTCCACTGCCACGCGGGCCCATGGCCGGTCCGATTGAAGGCGACGCGGGCGGAACGCGGACGGACGCCTGCAGCTGGTGCACTCCGCCCGCTGACGAACGGCACCGACCCAGGGAGCACCGCACCGTGCGGTGCTCCCCGCCGTATTGCACCTCAGCCAGTGAGTGCGGCCTGCCAGCCCGGTGCCCGCAGGTGCCCGCCGCGCTCCAGGGCCGCTACGGCCCCCGCACAACCCGCGCCGGTCGCGGCCAGGACAACCCACGGCAGCCACGGCAGCCCGGTGTCGAACATTGCCCCCACCGCGAGGTTGCCCGCCGCGATGGCGATGCCGGAGGCGGTGTTGTAGGCGCCGTAGTAGGTGGCGACCAGCCGGTCCCCCGCAAGGCGTACGACCGTGTCCATCTCGAAGGGGTAGAGCAGGGCACCGCCCCACGCCAACAGTGCCGCGCACAGCGCAAGCCCAGCCACCCCCACCGCAAGGCCGACAGCCCCCTCATGCGGGCCGGGCAGCAGCGGCAGGAACGCCGCGCCCATGACGGCCAGCCCCCAGACGATCGCCCGGGGCCCGCTCAGGGTGCGCTTGGCCCAGGCCGTCAGCTTGAGCTGCCCGGACAGGGCTGCGAGGGCCGACACGGCGAACACGGCTCCCGTGACGAGGCCGGTCTGCGGGCCGAACAGTTCCCGGGCCCGTAGCGGCAGGGCCAGGTACACCTGGAAAGCCAGGACGTACGAGCCGGACATGGCCGCGGCGAACAGCAGGAACGGCCGGTTCGCGGCGATGGACCGCCAGTCCGCGAGCACCGCCCGCCACGCCGACTCCGCACTACGGTCGGACGGTGGACGGGTGGGCAGCGCCCGCGCCTGGAGCAGGGCCAAGGCGCCGAAGATGACCGCCGAGGCCGCACACACCGCCCTGAAGTCCCAGGCCAGCAACGCGAGCCCGGCCAGCGGGCCGATGAGGATGCCGGCCTGGTAAAAAACGTTGAACGCGGCGAACGCCTCCACCCGGCGCTCCTCACCGGCCTCGGCCGCCAGGTAAGCCCGCACCGCCGGGTTGAACAGGGCCCCGGCCAGCCCGGTGAGCGCCGAGGCGACGATCAGCGCGGGCAGCGACTGCACCATCCCCAGCAGTGCGAAGGCCACCGTGCGCAGGCCGCATCCGGCGAGGATCATCGGCTTGCAGCCGTAGCGGTCGGCGAGGGTTCCGCCGACCAGGAACATTCCCTGCTGGGACAGGTTCCGTACGCCGAGGACCAGGCCGACGGCCCAGGCGGCCAAACCGAGTCCGTGGGCGAGATGGTCGGCGAGGTAGGGCATCAGCATGTAGAAGCCCAGGTTGATGGCGAACTGGTTGGCCATCAACAACCGCACGCTCGGGTCGAAGGAGGCGACCTGCGCCCGCAGCGCCTTCACCGGGCGCCCGCGGTACGGATCGCGCGGGGTCCGGGCTTCCGGCCGAGCGGGTCGCGGACCTGAGTGGACCGGGTCCAGCCCGTCACCGTGCACGCATCCGGGGCCGCGATTTCCTCGGGCTCCGCCGCGGGCTCTGCGCCGAGAATGCCCTGTTCCGCGCACCAGGCGTCGTTGTAGACGGTCTCCAGGTAGCGGTGCGGTCCGTCGGGGAACACGGCTGCGATCCGGGTTCCGGGCGGCATGGTCCTTGCTGCCCATCCTGCGACGAGCGCGACCGCGCCCACGCTCCAGCCGCCCGAGGCGTAGTGCCTGCGGGCCAGGCGGCGGCAGGCCCATACCGCTTCGCCCGGGGCCACCCAGTGGACCTCGGCGAAGGCCTTGTAGTCGACGTTGGCGGGGTGAATGCTGGAGCCGAGCCCGCGCATCAGCCGCGGACCTGCGGGCTGGCCGAAGATCGCCGAGTTGATGGAGTCCACGCCGATCAGCCGAAGTCCGGGCGAGTGCTCCCGCAGTCCCGCCGCGATCCCGGCGGAGTGGCCGCCGGTGCCGACCGCCGTGACCAGGACATCGATCCGGCCCAGTTGCGCGATCAGCTCGGCGGCCAGCGGCCGGTAGGCGCCGACGTTGTCCGGGTTGCTGTACTGATCCGGGCAGTACGCGCCAGGAGCTGCGGTCAGGAGTTCGGCGACCCTCTCCCGGCGGGCCTCCTGCCAGCCGCCCGTCGGATGCGGAGTTTCGACCTGGTCGACGTACGCGCCGAGCGCCGTGAGCAGGCGGACCACGGCTGGCTCCATGCCCGGATCGGAGACGACGGTGACCGGATGACCGTAGGTCAGCCCGGCCAGCGTCAGCCCGAGACCAAGGGTTCCGCTGGAGGACTCGACGATGGGCGCACCAGGCAGCAGATCGCCGCGCAGGCGTGCTTGGCGGACCATGTGGAGCCCCGGGCGGTCTTTGATGCCGCCGGGATTCGCGCCTTCGAGCTTGGCGAAGAAGCCGCGGCCGGGCGGGGCGAAGGGCTCGTCGATCCACAGGACCGGGGTGTTGCCGACCAGCTGTGCGGGCCGGCGGGCGATAACGGGCACCGGAGCGTGAGCTGCCGGGGAGAGCGGACCGAAGTCTTCGAGCAGGGGAAGGCGGTTCATGTGCGTACGGCTCCTACACGCCGCCGGTGTACGGAGGCGCGGGGTAGGCAGGTCGAAAGGCGCGCGTGCACACCCCAGCCCTCCACACCCGGGACGATCACCGGTGGAGGTCAGGGGTGCGGGCGTGCTTCTACTGCCGCCAGACGCAGTTCAGCGCGAGATCGACGCCGCTGCCCGGCGGGCCGGCCTCACGTGAGGCCGCCCATCCGACCGCCAGGTCTGGACAGGGTTCATCGGGAATCGGGACGAGCACGACTGCGGCCACCGCAGGCATCGCCACGGCCTTCGCTCCGTCAGAGCGCGGCCTGTCCACAGCGTGATCGATATGCTTTTCCGAGCCGTGCTGATGCGCAGGACCCGAGGAGAACGCCGACAGGACCAGGCCCTGGCGAAGGTCATGCTGTGGACCGGCGGCCAGCACCGTGGTGTGCGGCCCCGCGAAAGCAGGGGTGTGTGCGCCCGCGGCCACATGCGCCGCGATCAGCAGAACGAGTGCGGGCAGAAGGACGTTGCGGGCCCGCCGCACTGCTTCCTGGGAAATCCGCCAGCACCCGATCACATCCCTCAAAGTAGTCGAGCAACTGCAAGGCGTCACGTTTCTGCGGGTCGGATACCCCCGTACGTGGGTAGGTCCAGCACGGGCATTGCCTGTCCCGTGTAGCCGTCGGCGGCTTCGTGGACCGCCGGGCTCGGCCCTCCAGACGCGATGCGAGGGGGCTGCGGCGGGGCGGGCCCGCCGCAGCCCCCTCGCATCGGTGTCGGGTCAGTACGCGTGGCCGTCGCTGTGATCCGACTGCGGCGTCTTCGCGGTCGGCTTGGTGGCAGGCGTGACCCTCGCGCCGGGAGTGCTGCCCGTGGTGGGGGCATTGGTGGGGGCGTGGTCATCTGCGGCCGGCTGCTCCGCGGTGCCGTGGCTGTGCCCGCCGGCCGGAATGTCGTGCATCGAGGACGCGACCTGCCGTAGGCCGAGGAAGGCAAGGGCTGCGGCCACCATGACGGCCCGGCCGACGAGGCCGAAGATGCGCTGCCAGGGGTGTCGGCGGCTTCGATGACGTAGGCGATGGCGAGGAGGAGTCCGATGGGGGGCAAGGGCCGTTACCCGGTCGGGGAAGTCGTCGAAGTACTGAAGGCCGCAGCTGAGCATCCGATGCCGAACGAGAGCATCAGGGAGGCACCGATGACCACCGTCATCCGCGAAGGCCCGGGGCGCTCGCGGGTGAGGAGGAACTCGTTGACGACGGTGGCGGCGAGGAAGACCAGGACGCCGTAGAGGGCGATGCGGGCAGGGTCGAGCGGGTGGTGGACGACGGCGCCGCTGATCAGGCAAGCGCCGACGAAGTATCCGACGTAGCCGCGGTAGCGGGCGGCCAGTGAACGCTTGCGGGCCTGGTGTGAGCGTTGTTTGCGACGGGCGGCGCGTCCTTCGGCGGGCGCGGGCGGCCGGCTGTGGGTGGGCCGGGAGTCCAGGAGCTGGGGTGATGTCACGGGCATGTTCTTTCTGGTGGCATGCGTGGCTCATCGCGGGCGCGCGCCAGAGCAGGCGGCTGCTGGGCCAGGCGAAAGTGCAGGACTGATCGGGCAGAAATCCCGGGTCTACACCTGCTGCACCACGGAACGGCCGGTGCGGCGTTCAGCGCGGGCGGGTCAGTGTCCGGTGTTCGTGTGGCCCCCTTGGTGCACGGTGGTCCAGGTGCGGCCGCCGTCCTTGGATTCGTGGACGGCGTCGTTGCTGTCGGCGGCCAGGAGGTGGTCGGGGCCGGCCGCGGTCAGTACGGCACCCTGCACGCCGCCCGGGAGGCGGCCGCGTTCTTTCCAGGAGGTCCCGTCGCCACCGGAGAGGACCTTGCCGTCCGTGGTGAGGGCGATCAGCTGCCCGGGAGTCGGCAGCTCCACGGCGGCCAGGGCCGGCGTGCCTGGGACCGGCTGGAAGGTGGCGCCGCTGTCGGTGCTGTGCAGCAGCCCGTCACGGCTGGTCGCCCACACTTCCTGCGGCGTCTCGGCGTGGGCGGCGAGGTCCCCGGCCGAGATCCGCGCGCGCCGCTCCCAGGTGGCGCCGGCGTCTGTGCTGGCCCAGATCTGCGAGGTCTGGCTGTCGAGGCCGTAGAGGGTGGG harbors:
- a CDS encoding methyltransferase domain-containing protein, with product MSGTHEFHQRVISDAGAAVRGLTVALGERLGLYRALAEAGPLTAAGLAERTGIAKRYAEEWLHAQLSAGYVERHPSADTYTLPADHVAVLADPKAVTFAAGFFTALKALYATEDLLVDAYRSGDGVGWAEHDPALDTGMGSFFQPTYEHRLVPDWLPALHGVTSKLAAGGTVADVGCGVGHTTLLIAKAFPQATVHGFDYSEEAISIARQLAEEAGLSDRVVFDVAAADDYPGSGYDLVTFFNALHDMGDPVAAAQHVHKSLDGEGTWMLVESNVSPADIDTQTPAARMFMALSAVMCLPVAVAQRGPHALGNHSGEKAFRAIAEEAGFTRWRRATETPVNAVYEVRP
- a CDS encoding class I SAM-dependent methyltransferase, which gives rise to MEAVSRTAQWTAAARALETDREDRLFADPYARTVADTIGFELLERYAGAGTVPFLAIRTTYLDRAIVRAVEEHGIRQVVFLAAGMDTRFYRLPWPDGVTVYELDRPALLEAKAQMLADEPAPAGRTRVTVPVDLTQDWTGPLKEAGWRSDEPVLWVVEGLLFFLPEGAVRNLISTLAAHSAPGSVLLGDVISRAALDNPLSRPFLKCLKEDGNPWLFGTETPEQLLADCGWDVREVRQPGEPGADFGRWPYPVPARSVPGVPRSFLFTCDLPTSEAAAA
- a CDS encoding MaoC family dehydratase; translated protein: MRYFEDFRTGDVHELGTITVTAEEVLEFGKRFDPQPFHTDPELAARSPFGGLIASGWHTASMFMRRYVDGLLVHSACTGSPGVDEIRYVRPVRPGDVLAARVEILGSRPSPFNPTTGIVQPKCLLVDGDGAVVFSMILHSIFQRRPAGPDASRSGTKSAADDPVACVRSVA
- a CDS encoding trans-sulfuration enzyme family protein, which produces MEDKDIRTRAVHVINRPLPHGSWPLSVPLVQSSAFAFDSASELAEAMASPDGQYVYSRRGNPTVRALEHTLADLEGGASAIAFASGMGAISGVLLALLRPGDHVIAQRCLYGGTHAALTDLADRYGVDVTYISGDEVAEFEAAAGPRTRLLLLETIANPTGQVPDLPGLLAAARRRGVVSAVDNSLASPVLCRPIELGADIVLHSTTKYLAGHSDVLGGAAIFADDGLRQEIWPRTVELGASADPFAAWLTLRGIPTLPLRMREHCANAEVLSARLAAHPTVTAVHWPWLPAHPSYATARKALSGGGGLLSFELAGGREAGRVFVEGVRVARLALSLGGVETLVTHPASTSHRELGEEALAAAGIGSGLVRMSVGIEDPDDLWRDIEQALSKLLLA
- a CDS encoding MFS transporter, whose protein sequence is MSTVNPRRWWALAVLAAAQFMVIMDTSIIGVALPEMQKDLGFSQGELQWVFNAYVIVFGGLLLLGGRLSDLVGARKIFAAGWATMIVGSIVAAAAQTATVEIVGRAVQGIGGALIAPAAMTLLMMLFMHDPKELGKAMALYGAAAPAGGTAGVFLGGVFTEWMSWQWVFIIYIPIGLATLAATKLLPDVASRRGSVDVLGAVAVTAGLALAVFAVVRAPEVGWGSTATVLELIGAAVLLAAFFVIQKSIREPLMPLSVWRVPRLGSANLAMTLLGAAWIPMWYFLNLYLQQVLNYGAFASGAALLPMTVLLMIFMTAITARLMGKFGAKPLIVAGLLALAAGLVWLSAVEPTGTFLVDVLPASLVAALGMALAYIPAMIAAMSGAPQEQAGLASGIVNTTYNVGSALGLAALTALATTQGAGELGNLPALTDGFSAAFLGAAAIAAAGAVITLLVMKGDKAAATAAAPAPQSETAGV
- a CDS encoding MFS transporter — its product is MKALRAQVASFDPSVRLLMANQFAINLGFYMLMPYLADHLAHGLGLAAWAVGLVLGVRNLSQQGMFLVGGTLADRYGCKPMILAGCGLRTVAFALLGMVQSLPALIVASALTGLAGALFNPAVRAYLAAEAGEERRVEAFAAFNVFYQAGILIGPLAGLALLAWDFRAVCAASAVIFGALALLQARALPTRPPSDRSAESAWRAVLADWRSIAANRPFLLFAAAMSGSYVLAFQVYLALPLRARELFGPQTGLVTGAVFAVSALAALSGQLKLTAWAKRTLSGPRAIVWGLAVMGAAFLPLLPGPHEGAVGLAVGVAGLALCAALLAWGGALLYPFEMDTVVRLAGDRLVATYYGAYNTASGIAIAAGNLAVGAMFDTGLPWLPWVVLAATGAGCAGAVAALERGGHLRAPGWQAALTG
- a CDS encoding PLP-dependent cysteine synthase family protein; its protein translation is MNRLPLLEDFGPLSPAAHAPVPVIARRPAQLVGNTPVLWIDEPFAPPGRGFFAKLEGANPGGIKDRPGLHMVRQARLRGDLLPGAPIVESSSGTLGLGLTLAGLTYGHPVTVVSDPGMEPAVVRLLTALGAYVDQVETPHPTGGWQEARRERVAELLTAAPGAYCPDQYSNPDNVGAYRPLAAELIAQLGRIDVLVTAVGTGGHSAGIAAGLREHSPGLRLIGVDSINSAIFGQPAGPRLMRGLGSSIHPANVDYKAFAEVHWVAPGEAVWACRRLARRHYASGGWSVGAVALVAGWAARTMPPGTRIAAVFPDGPHRYLETVYNDAWCAEQGILGAEPAAEPEEIAAPDACTVTGWTRSTQVRDPLGRKPGPRAIRTAGAR
- a CDS encoding F510_1955 family glycosylhydrolase, whose product is MTIRFRIAALAAATASGVLLLTACSTTEITPAQGNVGAASDPDPGTGHLHGLGVDPADGTLYAAGHLGVFRLTPAGAVRIADRYQDTMGFTITGPRTFLASGHPSPTDPAATSPHLGLIRSTDTGHTWTTVSAAGEADFHSLQQAGPTLYGLDSQTSQIWASTDAGATWERRARISAGDLAAHAETPQEVWATSRDGLLHSTDSGATFQPVPGTPALAAVELPTPGQLIALTTDGKVLSGGDGTSWKERGRLPGGVQGAVLTAAGPDHLLAADSNDAVHESKDGGRTWTTVHQGGHTNTGH